GGCGTGCTCACCGGCCTCGCGGGCGGTCAGGTGCAGCTCCGACGGCAGGTTCGGCCCGTCCAGGAAGGACGCCTCGCACAGGAACAGATCGGCGCCGGACGCGATCTCCACCAGCGCGTCCGACGCCCCCGTGTCGCCCGAGTAGGCGAGGACCTTGCCGCCGTACTCGATGCGGAACGCGTACGCCTCCACCGGGTGCGGCATCAGCGCGGTCGTGACGCGGAACGGCCCGATCTCGTAGGGGCCGCGGCGCAGGGTGCGGAAGTCGAACGTCCCGGTCATACCGGGGTCGGGGTCGAGGTCGTAGGCGCGCGCCATCCGCTCGGCGGTGCCGGACGGGCCGTACACGGGGATGCGCGGCGGCGGGCCGCCGGGCCGGTACGTCCGCGCCACCCAGTAGCCGCACAGGTCGAGGCAGTGGTCGGCGTGCAGGTGCGAGATGCAGACCGCGTCGATCTCGTACAGCGAGCGGAACCGCTGCAGCGACCCGAGCGCGCCGTTGCCGAGGTCGAGCACCAGTGCGTAGCCCTCGGCCTCGATCAGGTAGCTGGAGGCTGGGCTGTCCGGCCCCGGGAAACTGCCGGAGCAGCCGATCACAGTGACCCGCACGCTCAACTCCTCCTTCGTGTCCCCGAGGAATCAGGTCGTCAGCGCCTTGCTCCACGTCGTCTCCACCGAGCCGATCTCCGGGCCGAGGAACCTGCGGCCGAGTTCGGCGAACACGTCGGGGTCGCCGGTGACGCGGAAACGGTGGCGCGGCCGAGGCGACGCCTCGGCGCGGGCCAGCCCCCGATCGTGCAGCACGCGGTACACGTCCTTCGCGGTCTCGTCGGCGCTTGACACCAGTGTGACCCCGTCGCCCACCACATACGAGATGACACCGGTCAGAAGCGGGTAGTGAGTGCAGCCGAGGATGAGGGTGTCGCACCCGGCGTCCACGATGGGGCGCAGGTACTCGCGGGCGGCCTCCAGCAGTTCCCCGCCCATCGTCACCCCCGCCTCGACGAACTCGACGAAACGCGGGCACGCGGCGCTGACCAGCTCGATGTGCGGGGCGGCGGCGAACGCGTCGTCGTAGGCGCGGCTGTTCACCGTCGCCTCCGTGGCGATCAGCCCGACCCGGCCGTTCGACGTGGCGCGGGCGGCGCGGCGGGTGGCGGGGTTGATCACCTCGACCACCGGGACGTCGTAGCGTTCCCGGGCGTCGCGCAGCATCGCCGAGCTGGCGCTGTTGCAGGCGATGACCAGCATCTTCACGCCCTCGTCGACGAGCTGGTCGAGCATCTCCAGGGCGTAGGCGCGGACCTCCGCGATGGGACGCGGCCCGTACGGCTGGCGGGCCGAGTCGCCCAGGTAGATGATCGGCTCGTTCGGCAGCTGGTCGAGGATGGCGCGTGCCACGGTGAGCCCGCCGAAACCGCTGTCGAAGATCCCGATGGGGGCGTCCGGGAGGCCGACCCCCCGGGAAGCCACTGACCCCCAGGATGCCTTTGACATGGTGCACAAGGCTAAGCGAGAAGGCACCTCAGGGGCGCGTCATGCGTTGGACATCACACCGTCACACGCCGGAAAACCTTCCAGTTCAGGCCGTGGACGTGCGTCCGGCGCACGAACGAGGCCGAAACGCCGGTGAATGTTGTGGAGCCCGAGGCCGGGCGGGACGTGCCGGGCGCCGCCTCACTTGCGGGCCAGCGGCACCCGCGCGAGCTGGCGGCTCTGCGCGACGAGCCGGCCCGCGGAGTCCCAGACCTCGACCTCCTCGTCGAACCAGCCGTCCGACAGGAGCCGGCCGG
The sequence above is drawn from the Actinomadura hallensis genome and encodes:
- a CDS encoding MBL fold metallo-hydrolase — protein: MRVTVIGCSGSFPGPDSPASSYLIEAEGYALVLDLGNGALGSLQRFRSLYEIDAVCISHLHADHCLDLCGYWVARTYRPGGPPPRIPVYGPSGTAERMARAYDLDPDPGMTGTFDFRTLRRGPYEIGPFRVTTALMPHPVEAYAFRIEYGGKVLAYSGDTGASDALVEIASGADLFLCEASFLDGPNLPSELHLTAREAGEHAARAEVGRLVLTHLVPWNDADLSLKEAKASPYTGDIELARVGARYTL
- the murI gene encoding glutamate racemase, with amino-acid sequence MASRGVGLPDAPIGIFDSGFGGLTVARAILDQLPNEPIIYLGDSARQPYGPRPIAEVRAYALEMLDQLVDEGVKMLVIACNSASSAMLRDARERYDVPVVEVINPATRRAARATSNGRVGLIATEATVNSRAYDDAFAAAPHIELVSAACPRFVEFVEAGVTMGGELLEAAREYLRPIVDAGCDTLILGCTHYPLLTGVISYVVGDGVTLVSSADETAKDVYRVLHDRGLARAEASPRPRHRFRVTGDPDVFAELGRRFLGPEIGSVETTWSKALTT